In a single window of the Tellurirhabdus bombi genome:
- a CDS encoding DUF4113 domain-containing protein, whose translation MSLETVRPKLAKLGKAVDGINKQYGRDKVRLAAQGYDRTWPMKQKWLSRCYTTRWSDILVAS comes from the coding sequence CTGTCGCTAGAAACGGTCAGACCAAAATTAGCCAAGCTGGGCAAAGCCGTTGATGGCATCAATAAGCAGTACGGACGGGATAAGGTACGTTTGGCGGCTCAAGGCTATGACAGAACCTGGCCCATGAAGCAAAAGTGGCTGAGCCGGTGTTACACTACCCGGTGGTCGGATATTCTAGTGGCGTCTTAA